From Flavobacteriales bacterium, one genomic window encodes:
- a CDS encoding glycosyltransferase family 61 protein translates to MRPISTGNIEHYYHFILDLVIPLNYIINNTTSDVVFAVKDFGELTSTFVEMFKGRVQVISKDGNPDGKTLKLVGMNPNAVNIGISEFRYFRKSFFDKLNIIECSKPKKVLLIERLPPSNYFLNEADNKGAGTSRRSILNHQELSDSIRAIVGSSFEFENVQLENMLIEDEIRLFDEAVLIIAQHGAGLGNVVWMQDNTVAVEFGFESRPHFKRLCEAKGIGFYSHPYEESHITVDCNKFINWLRSSELTQQYFGR, encoded by the coding sequence TTGAGACCGATATCAACTGGTAACATTGAACACTATTATCATTTTATTCTAGATCTAGTTATTCCATTAAACTATATTATAAACAACACGACTTCGGATGTGGTGTTTGCGGTAAAAGATTTCGGAGAACTAACCAGCACCTTTGTGGAAATGTTCAAAGGGCGAGTACAGGTAATATCTAAGGATGGAAACCCAGACGGCAAGACGTTAAAATTAGTTGGGATGAACCCTAATGCTGTGAATATTGGAATATCCGAATTTCGATATTTTAGAAAGAGTTTCTTTGATAAATTGAACATAATAGAATGCTCAAAGCCAAAGAAGGTTTTACTAATTGAGAGGTTGCCTCCGAGCAATTACTTTTTGAACGAGGCCGATAATAAGGGAGCGGGAACATCGCGTCGATCAATATTAAACCATCAAGAACTATCTGATTCGATCCGAGCTATAGTTGGATCTTCATTTGAATTTGAGAATGTACAGCTGGAAAACATGTTGATTGAAGATGAAATTCGACTCTTTGATGAGGCGGTTTTGATTATTGCTCAACATGGAGCCGGTTTAGGAAATGTAGTTTGGATGCAGGACAATACGGTAGCCGTGGAATTTGGATTTGAATCGAGGCCCCATTTTAAAAGATTGTGTGAAGCCAAAGGAATCGGGTTCTATTCTCATCCATATGAAGAGAGTCATATTACAGTAGATTGCAACAAGTTTATAAACTGGTTACGAAGCAGTGAATTGACTCAGCAGTATTTCGGAAGATAA
- a CDS encoding YtoQ family protein: MKVFLSGEIHSNWREEIYAAVEASNLPYTLLQPNCDHDSSDDVGVFILGAEENNFWKDNKAAKINNIRIRTNLNASDIVIVKFGEKYRQWNAAFDAGYAIAKGKILIVIHPEEFTHALKEVDAQASAVCHTTEQAIAILEYNITSEL; this comes from the coding sequence ATGAAGGTTTTTTTATCAGGAGAGATCCATTCGAATTGGAGAGAAGAAATTTACGCGGCAGTGGAGGCATCAAATTTACCTTATACTTTGCTCCAACCAAATTGTGATCACGACAGTAGCGATGATGTTGGTGTATTTATATTAGGTGCAGAAGAAAACAACTTCTGGAAAGACAATAAAGCAGCAAAGATTAACAACATCCGAATACGAACAAATCTTAATGCATCCGATATTGTAATAGTAAAGTTTGGTGAAAAATATCGCCAATGGAATGCAGCTTTCGATGCCGGTTATGCTATTGCAAAAGGAAAGATTTTAATTGTTATTCACCCAGAAGAATTTACGCATGCTCTAAAAGAAGTAGATGCACAAGCTTCTGCCGTTTGCCATACCACAGAACAAGCAATTGCTATTTTGGAATACAATATTACTTCGGAGTTGTAG
- a CDS encoding T9SS type A sorting domain-containing protein → MKRLLLIILVYCSISSSQISACSFIPGMFCDINFNVPGFNVIVGEIILVDSDGIEIEIIDVLNGMEERDTIRVWNGTDQDCNGPISYASSNIGNSNDKVIVFLELIDSIENSWDIIGDYRNHYNTQGEYPLQISNDSITGYIKGYASLLSDGTYIGDENKKIAYNDFKEHWSSNSNSCNTLGLKESRISKTDLIFNNPIHNSLYLNFSGTAQKRSFEIYSNDGKRLKNLENDYSTVEIRFEEFQSGLYLIRIREEQGNRTIKVVKQ, encoded by the coding sequence ATGAAAAGACTGCTATTAATCATTCTTGTATACTGTTCCATTTCAAGTTCCCAGATCTCGGCATGTTCTTTTATCCCTGGGATGTTTTGTGATATTAACTTCAATGTCCCAGGATTTAATGTCATAGTTGGTGAAATAATATTAGTAGACAGCGATGGTATAGAAATTGAAATAATAGATGTTCTAAATGGAATGGAAGAAAGAGATACTATTAGAGTCTGGAATGGGACTGATCAAGATTGCAATGGGCCTATCAGCTACGCCTCATCAAATATTGGAAATAGTAATGATAAAGTAATCGTTTTTCTTGAGCTAATCGACAGTATAGAAAATAGTTGGGATATTATCGGAGATTACAGAAATCATTATAATACACAAGGAGAATATCCCCTTCAGATTTCTAATGACAGTATTACTGGATATATCAAAGGGTATGCTTCCCTTTTATCAGATGGGACTTATATAGGTGACGAAAACAAAAAAATTGCTTACAATGATTTTAAAGAACATTGGTCTAGTAATTCCAATTCATGTAATACGCTGGGATTGAAAGAGAGCAGAATCTCCAAAACAGATCTTATTTTTAATAACCCTATTCACAACTCACTCTATCTTAACTTTTCAGGAACCGCACAAAAAAGGAGTTTTGAAATTTACTCTAATGATGGTAAAAGACTAAAGAATTTAGAAAATGATTATTCAACTGTTGAAATTCGATTTGAGGAATTCCAATCAGGATTATATTTGATAAGAATAAGAGAAGAGCAAGGTAATCGAACCATCAAAGTTGTTAAGCAATAA